One Suricata suricatta isolate VVHF042 chromosome X, meerkat_22Aug2017_6uvM2_HiC, whole genome shotgun sequence genomic region harbors:
- the IKBKG gene encoding NF-kappa-B essential modulator isoform X3, translated as MNRPPWKSQLCEMVQPSGGPAGDQDVLGEELSLGKPAMPHLPSEQGTPETFQRCLEENQELRDAIRQSNQMLRERCEELQRFRGSQRKEKEFLAQRFQEARRLVERLSLEKLDLRRQKEQALQEVEHLKRCQKLDASPGGPGTQQGRRTRGLADTANDSERIQAGISEDKRGVGQGPGDTGSELPGPWPAGSWGRVVLR; from the exons ATGAACAGGCCCCCCTGGAAGAGTCAGCTGTGTGAGATGGTGCAGCCCAGCGGCGGCCCGGCAGGGGACCAGGACGTGCTGGGTGAAGAGCTTTCTCTGGGGAAGCCGGCTATGCCCCACCTACCTTCTGAGCAGGGCACTCCTGAGACCTTCCAACGCTGTCTGGAGGAGAATCAAGAGCTTCGAG ATGCCATCCGGCAGAGCAATCAGATGCTTCGGGAGCGCTGCGAGGAGCTGCAGCGTTTCCGAGGCagccagaggaaggagaaggagttCCTCGCGCAGAGAttccaggaggccaggaggctggTGGAGAGACTGAGCCTGGAGAAGCTCGACctgaggaggcagaaggagcaggCCCTGCAGGAGGTGGAACATCTGAAGAGATGCCAGAAG ctcgATGCCTCCCCAGGCGGGCCCGGAACGCAGCAGGGCCGTCGTACTCGCGGTTTGGCTGACACGGCTAACGACAGTGAGAGGATCCAGGCTGGAATCAGCGAGGACAAAAGGGGCGTAGGGCAGGGTCCGGGAGACACCGGCAGTGAGCTTCCAGGTCCCTGGCCGGCGGGGTCGTGGGGCCGTGTGGTCCTGCGGTGA